The Anaeromyxobacter sp. nucleotide sequence CCGCGACTACAAGCTGGTGCTCCGGGAGGTCGACTAGCCGTGCGCCGCGCCGCCCTGATCCTCGCCGCCCTCGCGCCGGCCCTCGCGCTCGCCGCGGCCCCGGCCACCGGCTACACCTCGTGCCGCCAGCGCGCCGCTGGCCCGGCCTTCGAGCCCCTGGCGTCCCGCGCGGCCGCGCCGGCCGCCCCCGACCTCGGCGGCCGCCAGGCGGTGGCCGAGCTCGAGGCGGCCATCCGCCGCTTCGACGAGGAGGGGCGCGCCTACCGCGGCGAGGTGCAGACGCTGGTGCAGAAGCAGTTCGACGAGCGGCGCCGCTTCCTGGCGGACCACTACGAGCTGGCCATCGGCAGCCTGGAGGTGCTCGAGCGCAGCGAGCGCGAGGCCGCCATCGCGCACTTCGAGGAGTTCCTGGCGCGCTACCCGGACGACCCGCAGTTCACGCCGGACGCCATGTTCCGGCTGGCCGAGCTCTACTACGAGAAGGCCAACGACGACTTCCGCCTGGCCACCGACGGCTTCCGCGAGGAGGCCCGCCGCGCCATGGCCGAGGGGCGCGAGCCGCCCCCCGAGCCCGTCAAGAGCTACGCGCCCTCCATCGCGCTGTACCAGCGGCTCCTGACCGGCTTCCCGGACTACCGCTTCACCCACGGCATCACCTACCTGCTGGCCTACTGCCTGGGCGAGATGGGGCAGGGCCAGGAGGCGCAGCTGGCCTACCAGGCCCTCATCGAGCGCTACCCGGACAGCGCCTTCGTGCCCGAGGCCTGGGTGCGCCTGGGCGACTGGCACTTCGACGAGGTGGCGGCCGACTCGCTGCAGAAGTCGGCGCAGGCCTTCTCCAGGATGTACGCCTTCCCGGACCACCCGCTCTACGCCCGCGCCATCTACAAGCTGGGGTGGACCTACTACCGGATGGACCAGTACCAGGAGGCGGTGGAGTCGTTCACCCGGCTGCTCGACCACTACGTGGCCGAGGCCAGGAAGACCGGCGAGAAGCCCTCCGGCGACGTCTGGCCGGAGGCGGTGCAGTACACCGCCATCAGCTTCGCCGACGAGAAGTGGGGCGGCGTGGAGAAGGCCCGCGCCTTCTACGCGGCGGTGGGCGGCCGCAGCTACGAGGCCGAGATCTACGCCCGCCTGGGCGACGTCTACTTCGAGGAGACCAAGTACGGCCTGGCGGTCGAGGCCTACCAGCTGGTGCTGCAGCGCGACCCGCTCTCGCCCGACGCCCCGCGGGTCCAGTCCAAGATCGTGCTGGCCTGGTCGCGCGACCGGCGCTTCGACCGCGAGGCCGACGCGCGGCAGGCGCTGGTGCGGGCCTTCGCCGAGGGCACCCCCTGGTGGGAGGCCAACAAGGGCGATCCCGACCTGGTGGCGCAGGTGCGCGAGCTCTCCGAGAAGAGCCTGCTGCGGGCCGCCGCCTTCCACCACGCCCAGGCCCAGCAGTACAAGACCGAGACCAAGCTGGAGGCCGCCGTGGCCGAGTACCGCGTGGCGGCCCAGGCCTACGGCGACTACCTGGCCCGCTTCCCGCACTCCAAGCAGGCCTACGAGCTCTCCTACAACTACGCCGACTGCCTCTACAACGCGCTCGACTTCGAGAAGGCCGCCCGCACCTACGCGGCGGTGCGCGACGACCCGGCCGACTCCCGCTACCAGGCCGAGGCGGCCCTCTCGGCCGTCATCTCCTGGGAGGGCGAGGTGACGCGGCTGGAGCGCGCCGGCCTGGTGCCGGCCCGCGCCGTCCTGCTCTCCACCGACCGCGCCGCCAAGGAGGAGGTCAAGGCCGAGCCCATCCCGGACGCCCAGCAGAGCCTGGTGCGCGAGTCGGACACCTTCCAGGCGCGCGTGCCCGGCCACGAGAAGGCCGCCACCATCGCCTACAAGGCCGGCGAGGTCTTCTACAAGCACAACGACTTCGACGAGGCGCGCTGCCGCTTCGAGGAGGTGGTGGCCCGCTACCCCGACTCCGAGGTGGCCCAGTTCTCGGCCAACCTGATCATCGAGAGCTACCTCACCATGAAGGACTGGAAGGCGGTGGAGGAGGCCTCGGCCCGCCTGCAGACCCTGGACGTGGGCAAGAACGCCGCGCTCAACGCCACCCTGCAGAAGTTCAAGCTGGGCGGCCGCTTCAACCGCGCCATGCAGCTGATGGAGGCGCAGCAGTACGAGGGCGCCGCCACCCTCTTCATCGCCCTGGTGCAGGAGGACCCGCGCCACGAGTTCGCCGACAAGGCCCTCTACAACGCCGCCAGCTGCTACGAGGGGGCGCGCCGCTTCGAGTCGGCGCTGCGCATGTACGAGCGCATCAGCGTGGAGTACCCGGCCTCCACCCTGGCCGACGAGGCGCTCTTCCGGGTGGGCTTCAACGCCGAGAACACCTACGACTTCGACAAGGCGGTGGAGCGCTACCGGCTGCTGGTGGACAAGTACCAGACCTCCAAGCACCGCAAGGACGCCCTCTACAACCAGGCGCGCGCGCTGGAGAACCTGCAGCGCTACGACGAGGCGGCCGCGGCGTTCACCCGCTACGCCAAGGCCTACCCGGACGCCGACGACGCGGCCCGCACCATGTTCCACGCGGCCATGATCTACGAGAAGACCCAGGGCTGGCGGCAGCAGGTGACGGCGCTGCAGGACTTCGACCGCCGCTTCGGCAAGACCAAGGAGCACGAGCTCATGGTCCAGTCCAAGCTCAAGGCGGCCCTGGCCCAGCGCGAGCTGAAGGACGAGAAGGCGGCCCGCGCCGGCTACGCCGCCACGGTGGCCGAGTTCGCCAGCCGGGGCCTCAAGCCCGAGACCTCGGTGCGCGCCGCCGCCGCCGCCGCCGAGGCCCGCTTCCGGCTGGCCGAGGTGGAGTTCGTGAAGTACGACGCCATCACGCTGCCGGCCACCACCGACGCCAAGAAGCTGAAGCGGGCCCTGGACGCCAAGTTCGCCGAGGCCAAGCGGGTGGCCCCGCTCTACGACGAGGTGGGCAAGTACAAGCGCCCCGACTGGATCCTGGCGGCCTTCTACCGCAAGGCCTTCCTGCTGGAGCGGCTGGCCCAGACCATCTACGACGCCCCCATCCCGCCCGAGTACAAGAAGGCCGGCATGGAGGAGTACCTGGCCGCCTACCAGGACGGCCTGGCGCAGTTCGCCCAGCCCTACGAGGACCAGGCGGTGGCGGTCTACGTGCAGGCCATCGAGGCCGCCCGCAAGCTCCACGTCAAGAACGAGTGGACCAAGAAGATCGGCGAGTCGCTGGCCCGCTTCCGCCCGCGCGAGTACCCGGTGCTCAAGGAGGCCAAGGCCCGCATGGTCACCGAGGACCTCTCGCCGGTGGCCTTCGCCGACACCGTGGACGGGCCGACCCGCCGCACGCCGCCGCCCCCGCAGGCCGAGGCCCCGTCCGAGGAGGCCCCGGCCGCCCCGCCGCCCGGGGCCGCCGCCCCGCCGGCGCCGCCGGCCGCCACCAAGCTCGGCGGAGGGACGGACAAGTGACCCCTCGCGCCACCACCCCCGCCACCCTGCTCGCGGCGCTGGTCCTCCCGGCGCTGCTGGCCGGCTGCGCCGCGGCGCAGAAGCCCGCCACCTCCGCCGCCGCCCCCGCCCCGGACACCACCCCGCAGGCCAGCGCGGTCGAGGTCCCGGCCGGCGACGCCGCCGCGCCCGACGCCGCCCCGGCGGCCCGCGCCAAGGCCACCCCCGAGGCCGCCGGGCGGGCCCGCCTGCGCTTCGAGGAGGGCGTCCGCCTCCAGGCCGCCGGCAACCTGGGCGCCGCGGTGGCCGCCTTCGAGGACGCCGCCGCTTCCGACCCGGACCTGGCCTGGGCCTCCTTCGACGCCGGGCTGCTGCGGGAGCGGCAGGGCGACGACGCCGGCGCCATCCGGGCCTACGAGCGGGCCCTGGAGGCGAGGCCCGACCTCTCGCAGGCGGCCCAGAACCTGGTGCGGGTGTGGCTGCGGCAGGGGCGGCGCGACGAGGCGGAGCGCGAGCTGCGGGCCCGCCTGGCGGTGGCCGACGGCGTGGCGCTGCGCGTCGGCCTGGCCGAGGTGCTGCTGGCGGCCGGCTCGCTCGACGCGGCCGAGGCCGAGTGCCGCGCCGCCCTCAAGGCCGACGAGAAGAACGTGCCCGCCATGGTGGTGCTGGCCACCACCTACTCGCAGAAGAAGCGCTACGAGCTGGCCCGCATGGTGCTCGAGAACGCGCGGCAGGTGGACGCCGGCGACCCGGCCGTCTGGAACCGGCTGGGCTTCGTGGAGCTGGCCCTCGGCAACCGGGTGCAGTCCATCGAGCACTTCAAGACCGCCGCCGCCCTGCGCCCCGACTACCCGGAGGCCCACGCCAACTACGGCGCCATGCTGGCCGACGCCGACGACTTCGCCGGCGCGGCCCAGGAGCTGGAGGTGGCGGTGAGGTACGCGCCGCGCGCCGCCGGCGCCTGGCTGGTGCTGGGCAACGCCTACCGCGGCCTGCTGCAGTTCGAGAAGTCCGAGCAGGCCTACCGCAAGGCCCTGGAGCTGGACCCGGCGCTCAACGACGCCACCTTCAACCTGGCCATCCTGCACCTGGACGTGGAGAAGCCCGGCCTGCCCACGCTGGCGCGGCTGGAGGCCGGCCTGGCCTGGTTCGACACCTTCGAGAAGCAGGGCGGCGTCGAGCCCCGCGTGGCCGGCTACCGCAAGGACGCGGCGCGCGAGATCGACCGGGAGAAGAAGCGGCTGGCCCGCGAGGAGAAGGACCGCGTCCGCAAGGAGGCCGAGGCCAGGCGCAAGGTGGAGGAGGAGCAGCGCCTGGCGGCCGAGGCCCGGGCGGCCGCCGAGGCCACGCTGGCCGCCGAGGCGGCCGCGGCCCAGGCGGCGGCCGACGCCGCGGCGGCGCAGGCGGCCGCCAAGGCCGCGGCCGCGCCGCCCGCGTCCCCCGGGGACGCCGGCACGCCGCCGGCGACGCCCCCCGCGGCGGCGCCTGCCGCACCGGAGCCGGCCGCGCCTGCCGCACAGGAGCCGGCCGCGCCCGAGCCCACACCTGCACCACCCGCCGGCGAGGTGGCTCCGCCGGCGCCCGCGGGCGTGGGGACCACGCCTCCCGCCGACCCGACGCCGCCGGGGCCGTCCACCGGCAAGCTGGGTGAGGAAAGGGGTGACAAATGAGGATGCTGCGCTTCCTTGTCGCCGTCTCGACCGCCGTGCTAACGATCGCACTGGCCTCCCCGGCGCTGGCCCAGGCCCCGCCGGACGCCAGGACCAAGAAGGCAGCGCCCCGCAAGATCCTCCGGCTGGAGGAGATGAAGGTCGAGGGGCGGATCCAGAAGCCCCAGGCGATGTTCCTCATGCCCCGGGCCAACCTCAACTACGGGGAGCTCGACCGATCCGAGCCGTTCCTCCCCAAGGTGATCCAGGCAGTCCAGAAGGCCCCGTTCTAGCCCTTCGGATGCAGCGAAGGAGCAGGTGAGAGCGATGGCGGCTCAGCAGCACAAGGTGCTCAGGATCGGCGTGATCCAGGGCGGCAAGATCGTCGAGGAGCGCATCATCCCTGCGCGCCAGTCGATCACGCTCGGCACCTCGGCGAAGAACACCATCGTGGTCCCGCAGTCGAACCTGCCGGCCTCGGTGACGGTCTTCGCCTGGCAGGGCGACCGGTACCACCTGTGGTTCGAGCAGGGCATGGACGGCCGCATCCAGGGGCCGCAGGGCGCCGCCGACTTCGGGGCGCTGGTGTCCCAGGGGCTGGCCAAGAAGGAGGGGCGCGGCCACTCGGTGCCGGTCGGCGAGGACCAGCGCGGCAACGTGGTCATCGGCGAGGTGAAGCTGCTCTGGCAGTTCGTCACGCCGCCGCCCGAGGCGCCCAGGCCGGTGCTGCCCCGGGAGGCCAAGGGCAACCACTTCAAGAGCATGGATCGGCTCTTCGTCACGCTGCTGGCCCTCTCCTTCCTGGTGCACGGCGGCGCCTACGTGGCCCTGGCCAACACCGAGCTGCCGCCCGAGGTGACCCTGGAGGAGATCCCGGACCGCTACGCCAAGCTGCTCATCCCGGACCGCCTCCCGGCCCCGCCGGTGGAGGCCAAGGAGGAGGCCAAGGCGGGCTCCGAGGAGAAGAAGCCGGACGAGGGCGAGGCCAAGAAGGGCGAGCCCAAGAAGGGCGACAAGACCGCCGAGACGGCCGAGCAGGCGGCGGCCCGCAAGGCGGCCCGCGCCGCGGCGGTGGCCAAGGCCGTCTCCTCCAAGGGCATGCTCAAGGTGCTGGGCGCCCTCGGCCCTGGCACCGGCAGCGGCGCGGTGGCCGACGTCTTCGGCGCCGGCGGCGGCATGACCGACGTGGCCACGGCCCTCTCCGGCGCGGGCGGCGTGGCCGTGGCCACCGACCCGGCCGCCGGCGGCGGGCGGAAGGGCGGCGGCCAGGGCGGCGCGGCCTCCATCGGCGACCTGGCCACCAGCGGCGGCGGCGCGGTGGGCTACGGCGCCAAGAGCGAGGTGCGGGTCTCCGGCTCGGTGGCCGCCGAGGAGGCCGAGGTGGACTCGGCCGACATCGACCAGGCCAAGCTGGCGGCCTTCGTGCGGGCGCGCATGGGGCTCATCAAGGCCTGCTACGAGAACGCCCTGAAGCGGAACCCCTCCCTCAAGGGCAAGATCAGCATCCGCTTCACCATCCTGGAGACCGGCGGCCTGGCCGACATCCAGGCCGCGCTCAACAGCCTCGGCTCGCCCGAGGTGGCCTCGTGCATCATGAACACCATGCGCACCTGGCGCACCCAGTTCCGGCCCTCCGGCCCGGTGACGGTGGAGTACCCCTTCGTCTTCGCCCCGGTGAACTGACGTGAAGGCCGTCCGGCTCGGCGAGCTCCAGGAGCTGATCCAGGGACCGGTCTTCTCGGCCTGGTGGACCGACTACGCCAGGGCGGTGTCCGCGTGGGAGGGGCTGTCGGCGCGCCGGCAGGAGCTCCTGTCGCAGGCCGAGCTGATGGAGCTCCGGTCCGAGCTGGCCCAGCGCACCGCCATGGACGCCTTCTCCGACGGCGGCAGCGCCGAGGAGGCGGCCGCGCGGCTGGGCACCGAGGCGCAGGTGCTGGAGAACCGCGCCCTGGCGCTGGTGGGCCACTTCGAGGAGCAGCGCAACCGGACCAGCGAGGCCTGGTACCGGCTGGGCGGGGTGGAGCGGGCGCTGGAGGAGACCAGCGACGCCGCCGCCCGCAAGCCGCTGGAGCGCCAGCTCCCGGCCCTGCAGCAGGAGTACGGCGTCGAGGTGCAGCGGCGCGACCGGGTCTGGGCCGAGGTGGAGGAGACCTGGGCCCGCAGCCTGGAGCGCTCGCTCCTCTCCAGCGAGCACGCCGCCAGGGCGCGCCGCATCCGCAAGGACGCCGAGCGGCTCTTCAAGGAGGCCGAGGAGCGCCGCCAGCGGGCCCAGCAGCTGCGCGCCGACGCCGACGCCGCGGCCCGGGACGAGGCGGGGGCCGGGCAGCGCTGCGCCCAGCTGCTCGACCGGGCCTCCCGCGAGCTGGGCTGCGTGCACGGTGACCGCTTCCTCTACTGGCGCCGGCTCGACGACAAGCGGGCGGCCTTCGCCGTGCCGCTGGCCTCCGACGCCGAGGGCCACAACCTCCCGCTGGCGCCGCTGGCCATCCACGCGGTCGGGCCGCTGCGCGGGGTGGCCTACCTGGAGCCGGCGCACGAGGGCCCCGAGACCTCGGCGGAGGAGGGGGAGCGCCGCTTCCAGGAGTTCCTGCTGGGCCCGCGCGGCGACGGCGGGCGCCCACCCGGCCACGGCGACGGTCCAGGGCAGGCATGAGCCCGGGCCGGCGCGCTCCCCGCCGGCGCCGCCGCGCGCCATCCGCCGCGCCCGCCCTCGGGCCGCCGCGCCGCCACTCCCCACGGCCAGGCGCCAGCGCGCCGGCCCAGCCGCGCCCCCCGAGCCGACGCCGCACCGCGCCGGCCACGAGGCGCTAGGGTCCCCACCATGACCGAGCTCCTCCTGGCCCTCGCCCTCGGCGCGGGCGCGCTCTCCAACTTCCCGGCCGACGCCGGCGGCGCCATCACCCACCCGGCCGTGGGCGTCCTGCTGGACGGCGCGCCGGTGGTGGTGGTGGTGGCCGGGGAGCAGCTGACCGCCTTCCGCTTCGACGGCACGCCGCCGGCCGGCCTGCCGCTCTCCCTGGGCGGCGGCGAGGTGGCGGTGGGGGCCCCGGCGGCGGCCGACATGGACGGGGATCGCCGGCCGGAGGTGGCCGTGGTGACCGCCTCGGGCAAGGTGGTGCTCTGGAGCGCGGGGGGCCGGACCGCCGGCTGGCCGGTGGCGCTGGGCGCCCGGGCCAAGGCCGGCGCGGCCTTCGCCGACGTCGACGGCGACGGCAAGCCGGAGCTGGTGGTGGGCGACGACCGCGGCCGGCTGCACGCGCTGGAGCGCAGCGGCGCCGAGGCCCACGGCTTCCCGGTGCAGCTGGGCCGGGCCGCCGTGACGGCCAGCCCGGCCAGCGCCGTCTTCGCCGGCGGCCTGTCGCTGGCGGTCGGCTGCGAGGACGGCAAGGTCCACGTGGTGAACGGGGCGGGCCGGCCCCGCCCCGGGTTCCCCCTCTCCACCGCCTTCGCGGTGACCGGCGCGCCGGCCTTCGCGGACCTGGACGACGACGGCGCGCTGGACCTGGTGGTGGCCAGCCAGGACTTCAAGCTCCACGCCGTGAGCGCCGCCGGCGCGCCGCTGCCCGGCTTCCCGGTGGCGGCCGGCTACCGGCTCTACGAGGGGCCGGCCCTGGCCGACCTCGACGGCGACCACCACCTGGACGTGGTCTTCGCCTCGGCCGATGGGCAGCTCCACGCGGTGGATCGGCTCGGCAAGCCGCTGGCGGGCTTCCCGGTCAAGGCCGGGGGGCGCACCTTCGGCGGCCCGGCGGTGGGCGACCTCGATCGCGACGGGCGCCTCGACGTGGTGGTGGCCTGCTCCGACGGCAGCGTGGCGGCGGTGAACGCCGCCGGCCGGGCGCTGCCCGGCTTCCCCGGCTCGCTGGGCGAGCCCGAGGTGACCGCCTCGCCGCTGCTGCTCGACCTGGCCGGCGACGGCTCGCTCTCCGTCTTCGTGGGCACGCCCTCCGGGCAGCTGCACGCGCTGCGCGCGGCGCGGGTGGCCTCCCCGGTGGCCGGGCCGGCCGCGGCGCCCTGGCCGGGCCCGGGCCGCGACGCCGCGCGGGCCGGCCGCTTCGGCCCCAACCCGCCCACCTACAAGGACCTGTCGGTCGCGCCGCCGGCGCCGCGCCGCTCCGACGCCCTGGTCGCCAGCTGGCGCGGCGTCTGGCTCGACGCCGCCCCCGGCGCCGGCGCGCCCGCCCCCAGGCTGAGCTGGCTGCGCGACGGCCAGGTGGTGGCGGCGCTGGACGGCAAGCGCGAGGTCCCGGCCGGCACCCTGCGGCGCGGCGAGCGCTGGCGCTTCGAGGCGTCGTCGCCGCCCGGCGCCGGCGAGGGGCTGACCGCCGCCAGCCCGGAGGTGGTGGTGCAGGACACCGCGCCCACCACGCCCGAGCTCCGGATGGAGCCGGCCGTGCCGGTCCGCGGCACGCCGGTGCGGGCGGTGCTGGTGAAGGCCTCCACCGACCTCGACGGCGACGCCCTGCGCTACGCCTACGACTGGCTGCTCGACGGGCTGGAGACCGGGGTGACCGGCGAGACCTTCCCCGGCGACCGGCTGCGCAGCGGCCTGCTCCTGACCGCCCGGGTGGTGGCCAGCGACGGCACCCTGGCGGCGCCCGCCGCCAGCGCCGACGGCCGGGTCGCCAACACCGCGCCGGGCGCGCCGGAGGTGGCCCTCGAGCCGGCCCAGCCGCGCGTCACCGACGCCGTCACGGTGCAGCTGGTGCGGCCGGCGGTGGACCCCGACGGCGACCAGCTGGCCTACCGGCAGCGCTGGCTGGTGGACGGCAAGCCGCTGGCGCTGCCGGCCTCGGCCACCGAGGCGCCGGCCGGCCTGGTGCGCAAGCACCGGCGCCTGCAGGTGGAGGTGCGGGCCTTCGACGGCGCCGCCGAGGGGCCGGCCGCGCTGGCCGAGGTCCTGGTGCTGGACACCGCGCCGGCGGCGCCGCGCGTCGAGATCCGCCCGGCCCGGCCGCGCCGGGGCGAGCCGCTGCGGGCCACGCTGGTGGCGCCCGCCGAGGACGCCGACGGCGACGCCCTGACCCACGCCTTCACCTGGACCAAGAACGGCGCGCCGCTGGTGGTGCCGGGCGACGGCCGCGAGGTGGCCGGCGCCGAGGTGGCCCGCGGCGACCGGTTCGAGGTCTCGGTCCGCGCCTCCGACGGCGAGCAGACCGGCCCGGCCGGCAGCGCGCTGGTCACGGTGGTGAACACGCCGCCCGAGCCGCCGCGGGTGGCCATCGAGCCGCGCCACCCGCGCGGCGGCGAGCCCCTCCGGCTGGTGGTGGTGCAGCCGGCGCGCGACGCCGACGGCGACGCCGTCAAGCTCAGCCTGGGGTGGACCCGCGAGGGCAAGACCACCGGGACCTCGGCGGAGGTCCTGGCGCCGGCCGGCTTCCGCAAGCACGAGCGGGTCCGCCTCATCGTCACGCCCGGCGACGGGCAGGAGGCCGGGGTGCCCGCCACCGACGAGGTGGTGGTGGAGAACGCGCCGCCCGGCGCGCCGGTGGTGGCCTTCGAGCAGGCCCGGCCGGTGGTGACCGCGCCGCTGACGGTGCTGGTGAAGACCCCGGCCGCCGACCCCGACGGCGACGCGGTGCGCTACCGCTACCGCTGGCGGCGCAACGGCGCCCTGGTCCAGCTCCTCGGCAAGGACGCCGCCCAGGACCCGGAGTGGACCGAGGCCAACCAGGCGCCCGCCGCCCTGCTGACCAAGGGCGATCGCTGGGAGGTGGAGGTGCAGGCCTTCGACGGCGAGGTCCACGGCCCGGCCGGCAGCGCCGCGGTGACGGTGGCCAACAGCCCGCCGGCGGCGCCGCGCCCGTCCTTCAGGCCCGGGCACGCCCGGCGGGTGGACGGCCTGACGGTGGAGCTGGCCCAGGCGCCGGACGCCGACGGCGACCACCTGGACCACCGCTACACCTGGACCCGCGACGGGCAGCGGGTCGAGGCGCCGCCCGGGCAGGCGCTGGTGGCGCGCGGCACGCCGCGCCGCGGCGAGCGCTGGGCGGTCGAGGTGGTGGCCTTCGACGGCGAGGCGGAGAGCCCGCCGGGCCGCGTCGAGCTGGTCGTCGCCGACACCGCCCCCGGCCCGGTGTCGATCGCCCTGTGCGACGGCCCGGTCCAGTCGGGGCTGGTGCCCGAGGTGCGGGTGGTGGCGGCGGCCAGCGACGCCGACGGCGACGGCCTGAGCTACCGCCACGCCTGGACGCTGAACGGCAAGCCGGTGGCCGGCGCCACCTCGGCGCGCTTCCCGCGCGCCCTCGGCAAGCACGACGTGGCCGAGGTCCAGGTGACGCCCTGGGACGGGGAGCTGGCCGGTCCGACCGCCACGGCCACCTGCCGGGCCCGCAACACGCCCCCCACCGCGCCGGTGGCGGTCTTCGAGCCGGCCGCGCCCACCGCGCTCACCGGCCTCTCGGTGCGCCTCACCAGGGCGGCCACCGATCACGACGGCGACCAGGTGGCCTACCGCTACCGCTGGTCGCGCGACGGGCTGCCCTTCCAGCTGGACGGGCCCTCGGCGCCGCCGCGCACGCTGCGCCACCGCGAGGCGTGGCGGGTGGAGGTGGTGCCCACCGACGGCGAGGCCGAGGGGGCGCCGGTGGTCCTCACCGCCGAGGTGGCCAACACCCCGCCGCCGGTGCCGGCCGCGGTGGTGAAGCCGCTGGTGCCCACCGTGGGCCAGCTGCTCACCT carries:
- a CDS encoding tetratricopeptide repeat protein, with amino-acid sequence MTPRATTPATLLAALVLPALLAGCAAAQKPATSAAAPAPDTTPQASAVEVPAGDAAAPDAAPAARAKATPEAAGRARLRFEEGVRLQAAGNLGAAVAAFEDAAASDPDLAWASFDAGLLRERQGDDAGAIRAYERALEARPDLSQAAQNLVRVWLRQGRRDEAERELRARLAVADGVALRVGLAEVLLAAGSLDAAEAECRAALKADEKNVPAMVVLATTYSQKKRYELARMVLENARQVDAGDPAVWNRLGFVELALGNRVQSIEHFKTAAALRPDYPEAHANYGAMLADADDFAGAAQELEVAVRYAPRAAGAWLVLGNAYRGLLQFEKSEQAYRKALELDPALNDATFNLAILHLDVEKPGLPTLARLEAGLAWFDTFEKQGGVEPRVAGYRKDAAREIDREKKRLAREEKDRVRKEAEARRKVEEEQRLAAEARAAAEATLAAEAAAAQAAADAAAAQAAAKAAAAPPASPGDAGTPPATPPAAAPAAPEPAAPAAQEPAAPEPTPAPPAGEVAPPAPAGVGTTPPADPTPPGPSTGKLGEERGDK
- a CDS encoding VCBS repeat-containing protein is translated as MTELLLALALGAGALSNFPADAGGAITHPAVGVLLDGAPVVVVVAGEQLTAFRFDGTPPAGLPLSLGGGEVAVGAPAAADMDGDRRPEVAVVTASGKVVLWSAGGRTAGWPVALGARAKAGAAFADVDGDGKPELVVGDDRGRLHALERSGAEAHGFPVQLGRAAVTASPASAVFAGGLSLAVGCEDGKVHVVNGAGRPRPGFPLSTAFAVTGAPAFADLDDDGALDLVVASQDFKLHAVSAAGAPLPGFPVAAGYRLYEGPALADLDGDHHLDVVFASADGQLHAVDRLGKPLAGFPVKAGGRTFGGPAVGDLDRDGRLDVVVACSDGSVAAVNAAGRALPGFPGSLGEPEVTASPLLLDLAGDGSLSVFVGTPSGQLHALRAARVASPVAGPAAAPWPGPGRDAARAGRFGPNPPTYKDLSVAPPAPRRSDALVASWRGVWLDAAPGAGAPAPRLSWLRDGQVVAALDGKREVPAGTLRRGERWRFEASSPPGAGEGLTAASPEVVVQDTAPTTPELRMEPAVPVRGTPVRAVLVKASTDLDGDALRYAYDWLLDGLETGVTGETFPGDRLRSGLLLTARVVASDGTLAAPAASADGRVANTAPGAPEVALEPAQPRVTDAVTVQLVRPAVDPDGDQLAYRQRWLVDGKPLALPASATEAPAGLVRKHRRLQVEVRAFDGAAEGPAALAEVLVLDTAPAAPRVEIRPARPRRGEPLRATLVAPAEDADGDALTHAFTWTKNGAPLVVPGDGREVAGAEVARGDRFEVSVRASDGEQTGPAGSALVTVVNTPPEPPRVAIEPRHPRGGEPLRLVVVQPARDADGDAVKLSLGWTREGKTTGTSAEVLAPAGFRKHERVRLIVTPGDGQEAGVPATDEVVVENAPPGAPVVAFEQARPVVTAPLTVLVKTPAADPDGDAVRYRYRWRRNGALVQLLGKDAAQDPEWTEANQAPAALLTKGDRWEVEVQAFDGEVHGPAGSAAVTVANSPPAAPRPSFRPGHARRVDGLTVELAQAPDADGDHLDHRYTWTRDGQRVEAPPGQALVARGTPRRGERWAVEVVAFDGEAESPPGRVELVVADTAPGPVSIALCDGPVQSGLVPEVRVVAAASDADGDGLSYRHAWTLNGKPVAGATSARFPRALGKHDVAEVQVTPWDGELAGPTATATCRARNTPPTAPVAVFEPAAPTALTGLSVRLTRAATDHDGDQVAYRYRWSRDGLPFQLDGPSAPPRTLRHREAWRVEVVPTDGEAEGAPVVLTAEVANTPPPVPAAVVKPLVPTVGQLLTCETTVPERDADHEAVTVRYRWLVDDQPQPLAEGSPVLPAQVVRRGQRWRCEAWSSDGLAESARAVAEVKVQNSPPGSPLLAIEPDPARTADDLACRVAVPAVDPDGDEVGYTISWWRNERPLLPGADSSRLPASATSRGDRFRCAATPSDGTLPGPAASVERTIANSPPGPARVRVTPATPQAGQPLRCEVVGKAEDPDSDAVRYRHRWQRNGTAQPFSETTDEVAGRMVRAGDRWRCLVVPSDGDMDGPDSGSEEVEIRNIP
- a CDS encoding AgmX/PglI C-terminal domain-containing protein, translated to MAAQQHKVLRIGVIQGGKIVEERIIPARQSITLGTSAKNTIVVPQSNLPASVTVFAWQGDRYHLWFEQGMDGRIQGPQGAADFGALVSQGLAKKEGRGHSVPVGEDQRGNVVIGEVKLLWQFVTPPPEAPRPVLPREAKGNHFKSMDRLFVTLLALSFLVHGGAYVALANTELPPEVTLEEIPDRYAKLLIPDRLPAPPVEAKEEAKAGSEEKKPDEGEAKKGEPKKGDKTAETAEQAAARKAARAAAVAKAVSSKGMLKVLGALGPGTGSGAVADVFGAGGGMTDVATALSGAGGVAVATDPAAGGGRKGGGQGGAASIGDLATSGGGAVGYGAKSEVRVSGSVAAEEAEVDSADIDQAKLAAFVRARMGLIKACYENALKRNPSLKGKISIRFTILETGGLADIQAALNSLGSPEVASCIMNTMRTWRTQFRPSGPVTVEYPFVFAPVN
- a CDS encoding tetratricopeptide repeat protein yields the protein MRRAALILAALAPALALAAAPATGYTSCRQRAAGPAFEPLASRAAAPAAPDLGGRQAVAELEAAIRRFDEEGRAYRGEVQTLVQKQFDERRRFLADHYELAIGSLEVLERSEREAAIAHFEEFLARYPDDPQFTPDAMFRLAELYYEKANDDFRLATDGFREEARRAMAEGREPPPEPVKSYAPSIALYQRLLTGFPDYRFTHGITYLLAYCLGEMGQGQEAQLAYQALIERYPDSAFVPEAWVRLGDWHFDEVAADSLQKSAQAFSRMYAFPDHPLYARAIYKLGWTYYRMDQYQEAVESFTRLLDHYVAEARKTGEKPSGDVWPEAVQYTAISFADEKWGGVEKARAFYAAVGGRSYEAEIYARLGDVYFEETKYGLAVEAYQLVLQRDPLSPDAPRVQSKIVLAWSRDRRFDREADARQALVRAFAEGTPWWEANKGDPDLVAQVRELSEKSLLRAAAFHHAQAQQYKTETKLEAAVAEYRVAAQAYGDYLARFPHSKQAYELSYNYADCLYNALDFEKAARTYAAVRDDPADSRYQAEAALSAVISWEGEVTRLERAGLVPARAVLLSTDRAAKEEVKAEPIPDAQQSLVRESDTFQARVPGHEKAATIAYKAGEVFYKHNDFDEARCRFEEVVARYPDSEVAQFSANLIIESYLTMKDWKAVEEASARLQTLDVGKNAALNATLQKFKLGGRFNRAMQLMEAQQYEGAATLFIALVQEDPRHEFADKALYNAASCYEGARRFESALRMYERISVEYPASTLADEALFRVGFNAENTYDFDKAVERYRLLVDKYQTSKHRKDALYNQARALENLQRYDEAAAAFTRYAKAYPDADDAARTMFHAAMIYEKTQGWRQQVTALQDFDRRFGKTKEHELMVQSKLKAALAQRELKDEKAARAGYAATVAEFASRGLKPETSVRAAAAAAEARFRLAEVEFVKYDAITLPATTDAKKLKRALDAKFAEAKRVAPLYDEVGKYKRPDWILAAFYRKAFLLERLAQTIYDAPIPPEYKKAGMEEYLAAYQDGLAQFAQPYEDQAVAVYVQAIEAARKLHVKNEWTKKIGESLARFRPREYPVLKEAKARMVTEDLSPVAFADTVDGPTRRTPPPPQAEAPSEEAPAAPPPGAAAPPAPPAATKLGGGTDK